The sequence ATGGTTTAAGGTTCAGATCCCTGTAAATTGTAATGCGGTTcgagtttcctgcccgaaagcgcgtgcgtgcgtggcaaatgGAAGTATTCGATGTCAACAAAttgactttaaaaaaaatatatcaaacatTCCTAAAATGTgcttagatatatttttatattaaaatgatTAGATAAAGGGCATCCTATGTGTCTTGACTTTTGGCTCTTGACTATTTAAAGGTGACATAAGATGAGTTTTGTCAATCTAGAAAAAGCTCGATATGAAACATTTTATATTATACGAGTAGTCTTTTTTGTTAGTTTAAAACAACTAAATTGGATTATGGGCGCGGATGAAAAATCGTAACCATGGTTCATAAGGTCCCATCCGAGGGTTGCTTAAAATTGTCATTGCCGGTGACCAAGATAGTTCGACGTTTTTGTGGTGCACGTGATCAGATCTGAATGTTGGATCTCGTTTTCAATTAAGATCCGTTAATATGGAAATTAAACTAATACACATATTAATATTTAGGATTTCATATTAAGTTAcactcacgttttaagttttcggcTTAGCAACTGTACTTCTTGATCGTAACATGACTTCATTTACCCAAATATGTTCCAGCTTAGTTTATGAAAAGAGCATTAATTTTATTTCAGCCTAATACGTTATAATTAAAGAATAATAATGATGGTATTAGGTTAATTTTTtaatctttctttttttttttttttgcctaaaTATAATTTAACCACCTACCCGGCTACCCGTGTACAACTATTCTCAGTAAAAATCAACAAATTATATCCCTACACTTTGGTAAGTTGGTGCCCAACAGTTAAGTCGCATTGAACGATAAGCACAAAACAGTCTTGCCAAATGTGACCCATGATGATAAAGTAAGATCAACATTGGAACCAAAAGTACTAAACAGCTGAATACAAAGCAACAGAAGCAAGCTATACTAACCAGGCCACCACACAACTCAAAAGATGATAATTTACTTGGCTCAAACTTAGGTAAAATAAGGAGAGACGAAAAAAGTGAGTGGAGAAAGCGCTTCAGTAATCTTCTGGCAGATTCTTAATGAGATCCGAATCACCTACAACAATTCGAAACCCAAAACAGATTAATAACATTGTTTCTCAATAACCATAACCATAATCCTAACATAGTAGATGATATTCAGAATCAATACCTGCATCAATGATACTTAGGCAGGATACACGGAAATACTTTCCACAAGCGGTACCAAGATCAACATTATCTAAACATACAAAAAAAAGGTGAAACTGAATTAACAAGACAAAACAGCAAGACTATATTCAAACAAAAATAGGATAAGACTTGTACTTACTTCCATTGTAATGATGAACGCCAACCCTGGCAAGCATAGCATAGTACTCGATCTCAGATTTCCTCAAGGGTGGACAATTGTTCGCAACGATTATCAGTTTACCTACAATCCCCATCAATTAACTAACTTGTAAGTCCATCAAACGATCCAAAACCAACCCTATTTATCCAAAATCAAGTTAATCAAAATCcacaaaaatttagaaaaaatgtaAATCTACCTTTGGAGCTCCTAAGAGACTCGAGCACCGTCTTGTAACCAAGAGTGAACTTTCCACTCTTCATTACAAGAGCCAACCTGTTGTTGATGCTCTCGTGAGTTTTCTTCTGCAAAAATAAACAATACAATGATTTAAATTTAAATACATAGATATAAAAGAATAGAATAAGATACACAAAACAATAATTAGTCGGTGACTTACCGTCTTCTTTCCTGAAACCATGGTAGCTCCAAATACAGAAACTACATATTTTAACACAAACAGAAATCAATAACCGCATAACCGCAAAAATTTGCTTAGTATAACAGTAACATTTCAACCTGATAAAAACAAATATAATGATTACACACATCATAATCTTGTCAATGCAAAATTATTCCAGTAATTGTTACAACTCACCATAATAAAACATTTGCTAGATCAAACACAATGCCAACTTATATATGCACACTACAAAACACAATGCCAACTTATATATGCAAAAATTCAGGATTACATCATAATCTTAACTTAATATTTTATTAACAGAAGCTCAATTTGCGAGTCAAGCATGGTTGCAGTTCAGCTTAACAGCAAGCAGAAGACATAACATTATGATCACGAATTTTCAAAAAATTGCAAAAATACATTCAACACAGTGTCACCAAGTTTATGCAAACATGAAATATTACAAAACTACAAATCAAATCGATCATAGTAATAGTAGCATTTCAACCTAAACAAAAACTGCAATTCATAATCACATCTTGAATCTCAATTTACAATATAAATGTGATGTCAAAGTAAACCTAAATCAAGTAAACCTAAATCAAACCCTAATTGTGCCGAGCTACATTGCATATGCTAAATATCAAACAACAATCAACCTACAACTCTGAAAAGGTGTAGATCAATAAAGAATGATGATCAAATGTTCGATTAACTCGTACAGGCAATGTAATGTGCCAAAGTTGATAATATTCACGTAtgacaaatggattgcaattgtgaAATACATATATCGATTTCAttgtaaagaaaagaaaaaaaaatacctgCAAACGTACAAGAATTACTCCGGCGCAATTCAGTTGATTATGTGAagaaactaaaaccctaatttctgaTCCATCAATTACATACTCACACCGGTTTAAATGGGCAGGGATAGTACTTAGGGTTGCAAACGGGCTGGGCTAAAATGTTAAAATAATCGAACAATACTTTACGAAGGGAAATTGattaaaatacacttttttttaagtcttcaaataaaatacattttttttaaaaaaaaaattgtctttttacaccattcggcagacgggatttctgtctaccacctttatctgtcgtctactattatttttacaaagtagtcgacggtgagataaaggtggtagacagaattcccgtctactgaattccttgttagtgtctacaaggcagtagacagcaacaacaaggcagtagacagttgactactttgtaaatgtctgtctactgctttgttctcactgtctactatACCTGCAGAAACTGCCAGTAGACGGaaattctgtctaccacctttatctcactgtcgactactttgtaaaaatggtagtcgacgacagataaaggtggtagacagaattctcgtctactgaatggtgtaaaaagaacaaggcagtagacagcaacaataaggcagtagacagtcgactactttgtaaatgtctgtctactgctttgttctcactgtctactaaccctgcagaaactgccagtagacgggaattctGTCTACCGCCTTAAtatcaccgtcgactactttgtaaaaataatagtagacgacagataaaggtggtagacagaaatcccgtctaagtgtaaaaagacaatttttttttaaaggtgtattttgtttgaagccttaaaaaaagtgtattttgatcaATTTCCCCTTTATGAATCTAATCAAAA comes from Rutidosis leptorrhynchoides isolate AG116_Rl617_1_P2 chromosome 4, CSIRO_AGI_Rlap_v1, whole genome shotgun sequence and encodes:
- the LOC139843656 gene encoding large ribosomal subunit protein eL30-like, with protein sequence MVSGKKTKKTHESINNRLALVMKSGKFTLGYKTVLESLRSSKGKLIIVANNCPPLRKSEIEYYAMLARVGVHHYNGNNVDLGTACGKYFRVSCLSIIDAGDSDLIKNLPEDY